In the genome of Pseudomonas sp. P5_109, one region contains:
- a CDS encoding DUF4440 domain-containing protein has protein sequence MTDYTEYFDEVIQAHVAIEQWLAEERDACELEKLLSRFSPQFSMVSPLGRVLDFDALNELFTLAGGKKLGFRIELSELRGIALYDGGATVSYREQQTDATGLHSDRRSTVAFEKQADGRVIWRHLHETFCKE, from the coding sequence ATGACCGACTACACCGAATACTTCGACGAAGTGATCCAGGCCCACGTGGCCATCGAACAATGGCTGGCCGAGGAACGCGACGCGTGTGAACTCGAAAAACTGCTGAGCCGTTTTTCGCCGCAATTCTCCATGGTCTCGCCGCTCGGCCGGGTGCTGGACTTTGACGCACTGAACGAATTGTTCACGCTGGCGGGCGGCAAGAAGCTCGGGTTCCGCATCGAGCTCAGCGAGTTGCGTGGCATTGCCTTGTACGACGGTGGCGCAACCGTGAGTTACCGCGAGCAACAGACCGATGCGACCGGGCTGCACTCGGATCGGCGCTCGACCGTTGCGTTCGAAAAGCAGGCGGATGGGCGGGTGATCTGGCGGCATTTGCATGAGACGTTTTGCAAGGAGTGA
- a CDS encoding efflux transporter outer membrane subunit, translating to MPRRISRALQPLSVLALTLAISGCIGTGGIAPQGKALEANALATDEAIQNAAQDAHWPTAQWWQAYGDPQLNRWIDLALQGSPSLAMAAARVRQARSMAGVAEAAESLQINGDTTLKRHNWPTDQFYGPGELANSTTWDNNAALGFSYALDLWGRESNATERAVDMAHMTVAEARQAQLELQDNIVRVYIELSLHYAQRDIVEATLQQQQQILELAQKRLNGGIGTHFEVSQAETPLPETHRQIDALDEEIALSRNQLAALAGKGPGEGTQLQRPTLSLGAPLKLPSSLPAQLLGQRPDVVASRWQVAAQARGIDVAHAGFYPNVDLVGSLGYMATGGGALEFLTGKKLNYSVGPAISLPIFDGGRLRSELGEASAGYDIAVAKYNQTLVNALKNISDQLIRRESMDKQQAFAAESVATAQKTYDIAMIAYQRGLTDYLNVLNAQTLLFKQQQVQQQVQAARLSAHAELVTALGGGLGAGNDVPTDRQTQVPKTPSLLR from the coding sequence GTGCCGCGTCGCATCAGCAGAGCGCTTCAACCGCTCAGTGTTTTGGCTTTAACCCTGGCAATCAGCGGCTGCATCGGAACCGGAGGTATTGCCCCGCAGGGCAAGGCGCTGGAGGCCAATGCACTGGCTACCGACGAAGCGATCCAGAACGCCGCGCAAGATGCGCACTGGCCCACCGCGCAATGGTGGCAAGCCTATGGCGACCCACAATTGAATCGCTGGATCGACCTCGCCCTGCAAGGTAGCCCGAGCCTGGCCATGGCCGCTGCCCGGGTGCGTCAGGCCAGGTCCATGGCTGGCGTGGCCGAAGCCGCCGAGTCGCTGCAGATCAATGGGGATACGACCCTCAAACGCCACAACTGGCCGACCGACCAGTTCTACGGCCCGGGCGAGCTGGCCAACAGCACCACCTGGGACAACAACGCCGCGCTGGGCTTCAGTTATGCCCTCGACCTCTGGGGCCGCGAAAGCAATGCCACCGAGCGTGCCGTGGACATGGCCCACATGACCGTCGCCGAAGCCCGCCAGGCCCAGCTCGAATTGCAGGACAACATCGTCCGGGTCTACATCGAGTTGTCGTTGCATTACGCCCAGCGGGATATCGTCGAAGCGACCTTGCAGCAGCAACAGCAGATTCTCGAGCTGGCGCAAAAGCGCCTGAACGGTGGTATCGGCACCCATTTCGAGGTCAGCCAGGCCGAGACGCCGTTGCCGGAAACCCATCGCCAGATCGATGCCCTCGACGAAGAAATCGCCTTGAGCCGCAACCAGCTCGCCGCCCTCGCGGGTAAGGGCCCAGGGGAAGGCACGCAGTTGCAGCGGCCAACGCTGTCGCTGGGTGCGCCACTGAAACTGCCGTCTTCGCTGCCGGCGCAATTGCTCGGGCAGCGCCCGGACGTGGTCGCCAGCCGCTGGCAAGTGGCGGCGCAGGCGCGAGGTATCGATGTCGCCCATGCCGGGTTCTACCCGAACGTCGACCTGGTCGGCAGCCTCGGCTACATGGCCACCGGCGGTGGGGCCCTGGAGTTCCTGACCGGCAAGAAACTCAACTACAGCGTGGGTCCGGCGATTTCGTTGCCGATCTTCGATGGCGGGCGGTTGCGCTCGGAGTTGGGTGAAGCTTCGGCCGGTTATGACATCGCCGTGGCCAAGTACAACCAGACCCTGGTCAATGCGCTGAAAAACATCTCTGACCAATTGATCCGTCGCGAGTCCATGGACAAGCAGCAGGCGTTCGCCGCCGAGTCGGTGGCCACCGCGCAGAAGACTTACGACATCGCGATGATCGCCTACCAGCGCGGCCTGACCGACTACCTCAACGTGCTCAACGCCCAGACCCTGCTGTTCAAGCAGCAGCAAGTGCAGCAGCAGGTTCAGGCAGCGCGCCTCAGTGCCCATGCCGAACTGGTGACGGCGTTGGGCGGTGGTCTCGGTGCCGGTAATGACGTGCCGACAGATCGCCAGACCCAAGTGCCGAAAACCCCGAGCCTTTTGCGTTGA
- a CDS encoding efflux RND transporter periplasmic adaptor subunit → MRIQKTPALLVALLIVLAALGLWYATKPAKAKLAAPSAIPVRVVAVAEKDVPRFVSGIGSVLSLHSVVVRPQIDGILTKIMVKEGQLVKKGDLLATIDDRSIRASLDQARAQLGESQAQLQVALVNLKRYKLLSVDDGVSKQTYDQQQALVNQLKATAQGNQASIDSAEVQLSYTQIRSPVSGRVGIRTVDEGNFLRMTDTLGLFTVTQIDPIAVEFSLPQQMLPTLQGLINDPQRAQVKAYIGADTDGETGNLLGEGHLTLIDNQISANTGTIRAKAEFDNPGQKLWPGLLVTVKIQTALDKNALVVPPNVVQRGLDQHFVYRLNGDKVETVPVQMVYQDSGQNIIKGVQPGDKLVSDGQSRLKPGSTVQVLTDPPQVVQSEPTP, encoded by the coding sequence ATGCGAATCCAGAAAACACCCGCCCTGCTCGTCGCCCTTCTGATCGTCCTGGCAGCGCTGGGCCTGTGGTATGCCACCAAACCGGCCAAGGCCAAACTCGCCGCCCCCAGCGCCATCCCGGTGCGCGTGGTCGCCGTTGCCGAAAAAGACGTCCCCCGCTTCGTCAGCGGCATCGGCTCGGTCCTGTCCCTGCACAGCGTCGTGGTCCGCCCGCAAATCGACGGCATCCTCACCAAAATCATGGTCAAGGAAGGCCAACTGGTGAAAAAAGGTGACCTGCTGGCCACCATCGACGACCGGTCGATCCGCGCCAGCCTCGACCAGGCCCGGGCACAACTGGGCGAAAGCCAGGCACAACTGCAAGTGGCACTGGTCAACCTCAAGCGCTACAAACTGCTCAGCGTCGATGACGGCGTGTCCAAGCAGACCTACGATCAGCAACAGGCGCTGGTCAACCAGCTCAAAGCCACCGCCCAGGGCAACCAGGCGTCGATTGACTCCGCCGAGGTCCAGCTTTCCTACACACAAATTCGCTCACCGGTCAGTGGTCGTGTCGGCATTCGCACAGTCGACGAAGGCAACTTCCTGCGCATGACCGACACCCTGGGTCTGTTTACGGTGACCCAGATCGACCCGATCGCCGTGGAATTTTCCCTACCGCAGCAAATGCTGCCGACCTTGCAGGGCCTGATCAACGATCCGCAGCGCGCCCAGGTCAAGGCCTACATCGGTGCCGACACCGACGGCGAAACCGGCAACCTGCTCGGCGAAGGCCACTTGACCCTGATCGACAACCAGATCAGCGCCAACACCGGCACCATCCGCGCCAAGGCCGAGTTCGACAATCCCGGGCAGAAGCTCTGGCCGGGCTTGCTGGTGACGGTAAAGATTCAGACAGCGCTGGATAAAAATGCACTGGTCGTACCGCCCAACGTCGTACAGCGTGGCCTGGATCAACATTTCGTCTATCGCCTCAATGGCGACAAAGTCGAAACCGTGCCCGTGCAAATGGTCTATCAGGACAGTGGCCAGAACATCATCAAGGGCGTGCAGCCGGGTGACAAACTGGTCAGCGATGGCCAGTCGCGCCTCAAGCCCGGTTCGACGGTGCAGGTGCTGACCGATCCACCGCAAGTGGTGCAATCGGAGCCAACACCATGA
- a CDS encoding multidrug transporter, with protein sequence MFIGVLLVITWLILLLRYPAKALPVSMAAAVGLGLVATWVVWLDHRELKQLQRLELRISYAPQHCPADRPLQLTMNNGNDVPLTELRWRVAAYAPGDTVNLADNQYTAPRYRGPGELQAGGNWEDCLPLPPLRPGYRPETLEFRAERLQGSFSD encoded by the coding sequence ATGTTCATCGGCGTCCTGCTGGTCATCACCTGGCTGATCCTGTTGCTGCGCTATCCGGCCAAGGCCTTGCCCGTGTCCATGGCCGCCGCCGTGGGGCTGGGCCTGGTCGCCACCTGGGTCGTCTGGCTGGACCACCGCGAACTCAAGCAGTTGCAACGCCTGGAGTTGCGCATCAGCTATGCGCCGCAACACTGCCCGGCAGACCGTCCGTTGCAACTGACGATGAACAACGGCAACGACGTGCCGCTGACCGAGCTGCGCTGGCGGGTCGCGGCGTATGCTCCGGGCGACACGGTGAACCTGGCCGACAATCAATACACTGCCCCGCGTTATCGTGGCCCCGGCGAATTGCAGGCCGGTGGCAACTGGGAAGATTGCTTGCCGCTGCCGCCACTGCGCCCTGGCTACCGTCCGGAAACCCTGGAGTTTCGCGCCGAGCGATTGCAGGGTAGTTTTTCCGACTGA
- a CDS encoding DUF1656 domain-containing protein — MPREIAFHGVYMPTMTLMFFIAAALAWALDRFLSGFDLYRFFWHPALLRLSLFTCLFGALALTVYR; from the coding sequence ATGCCTCGTGAAATCGCCTTCCACGGCGTGTACATGCCGACCATGACCCTGATGTTTTTCATCGCGGCGGCGCTTGCCTGGGCGCTGGACCGATTCCTGTCCGGGTTCGACCTGTACCGTTTTTTCTGGCACCCGGCGTTGCTGCGCCTGAGCTTGTTTACCTGTCTGTTCGGCGCGTTGGCGCTGACTGTCTACCGTTGA
- a CDS encoding HlyD family secretion protein — protein MKKFFSLLATLLVLALALWIGRSLWEHYMNTPWTRDGRVRADIINVAADVTGEVVNVPVRDNQLVKKGDLLMQIDPEHYRLAVKQAQSLVASRKANWEMRKVNAHRRADMDNLVISRENRDDASNLADSALADYQQAQAQLEAAELNLKRTEVRAAVDGYVTNLNVHRGDYARIGEAKMAVVDMNSFWVYGFFEETKLPHVRVGDKADMQLMSGEVLKGHVESISRGIYDRDNPESRELIADVNPTFNWVRLAQRVPVRIHIDEVPEGVVLAAGITCTVVVKQGDGA, from the coding sequence ATGAAAAAGTTTTTCAGCCTGCTCGCGACCTTGCTGGTGCTGGCCCTCGCGCTGTGGATCGGCCGCTCCTTGTGGGAGCACTACATGAACACGCCATGGACCCGCGACGGTCGCGTGCGCGCCGACATCATCAACGTCGCCGCCGACGTCACCGGCGAAGTGGTGAACGTGCCGGTGCGGGACAACCAGTTGGTGAAGAAGGGCGATTTGCTGATGCAGATCGACCCCGAGCACTACCGTCTCGCGGTGAAGCAGGCGCAAAGCCTGGTGGCATCGCGCAAGGCAAACTGGGAGATGCGCAAGGTCAACGCCCATCGTCGCGCCGACATGGACAACCTGGTGATCTCCCGGGAAAACCGCGACGACGCCAGTAACCTCGCCGACTCGGCCCTGGCCGATTACCAGCAGGCCCAGGCACAACTGGAAGCTGCCGAGCTCAACCTCAAACGTACTGAAGTGCGCGCGGCGGTGGACGGCTACGTCACCAACCTCAACGTGCATCGCGGCGATTACGCGCGCATCGGCGAGGCGAAAATGGCCGTGGTCGACATGAACTCGTTCTGGGTCTACGGCTTCTTCGAAGAAACCAAGCTGCCCCATGTGCGCGTGGGTGATAAGGCCGACATGCAACTGATGAGCGGCGAAGTGCTCAAGGGCCACGTGGAAAGCATTTCTCGCGGCATCTACGACCGCGACAACCCGGAAAGCCGTGAACTGATCGCCGATGTAAACCCGACCTTTAACTGGGTTCGCTTGGCGCAACGGGTGCCGGTGCGCATTCACATCGATGAAGTGCCGGAGGGTGTGGTGTTGGCGGCGGGGATTACTTGTACGGTGGTGGTGAAGCAAGGTGATGGTGCATAA
- a CDS encoding LysR family transcriptional regulator translates to MDTLQNMRAFSYVAEAGSFTAAAVQLDTTTANVSRAVSNLEAHLQTRLLNRTTRRIALTEAGKRYLLRCEQILAYVEEAEAEASDAHARPAGQLKVHTMTGIGQHFVIDAIARYRKTHPDVTFDLTMANRVPDLLDEGYDVSIVLARELPDSGFVSQRLGITYSIVCASPAYVKANGCAQKPSDLLNHACLRLVSPVIPLEKWAFDGPDGQEMVTINSSPFLVNSADAMKSAIISGMGVGVLPLYAAIEGLRSGTLVRVMPKYRSQELNLYAIYPSRQYLDAKIKTWVEYLRGSLPELLAAHQAELAAYELSGSLGGVRVAN, encoded by the coding sequence ATGGACACTTTGCAAAACATGCGCGCCTTCAGTTACGTGGCCGAGGCCGGCAGCTTCACCGCCGCCGCCGTGCAACTGGACACCACCACGGCCAACGTCTCGCGCGCGGTCTCCAACCTGGAAGCCCACCTGCAAACCCGCCTGCTCAACCGAACGACCCGCCGCATTGCCCTGACCGAAGCTGGCAAGCGCTACCTGTTGCGCTGCGAACAGATCCTGGCCTACGTCGAAGAAGCCGAAGCCGAGGCCAGCGACGCCCACGCGCGCCCGGCCGGACAGCTGAAAGTGCACACCATGACCGGCATCGGCCAGCACTTCGTGATCGACGCCATCGCCCGCTACCGCAAGACCCACCCGGACGTGACCTTCGACCTGACCATGGCCAACCGCGTGCCGGACCTGCTCGACGAAGGCTACGACGTGTCCATCGTCCTGGCCCGCGAACTGCCGGACTCGGGCTTCGTCTCCCAGCGCCTGGGCATCACCTACAGCATCGTTTGCGCCTCGCCGGCCTACGTCAAAGCCAACGGCTGCGCACAAAAGCCCAGCGACCTGCTCAACCACGCCTGCCTGCGCCTGGTCAGCCCGGTGATACCCCTGGAGAAATGGGCCTTCGACGGCCCTGATGGCCAGGAAATGGTCACCATCAACAGCTCACCGTTCCTGGTGAACTCCGCCGACGCGATGAAATCCGCGATCATCAGCGGCATGGGCGTTGGCGTCCTGCCGCTGTACGCCGCGATAGAGGGCTTGCGCAGCGGCACGCTGGTGCGCGTGATGCCCAAGTACCGCTCGCAGGAGCTGAATCTGTATGCGATCTACCCTTCGCGCCAGTACCTGGATGCGAAGATCAAGACCTGGGTCGAGTATTTGCGCGGATCGTTGCCGGAATTGCTGGCCGCGCATCAGGCGGAATTGGCGGCGTATGAACTGAGCGGGAGTCTGGGTGGGGTTCGGGTGGCGAATTGA
- a CDS encoding FUSC family protein gives MTPLPAPLRWLYSLEWRRGFFDWARSDGVTWVYIFKVLLAAFLTLWLAMRLELPQPRTAMITVFIVMQPQSGQVFAKSFYRFLGTLAGSAVMVALIALFAQNTELFLGSLAIWVGICTAGAARCRNFRAYGFVLAGYTAAMVGLPALAHPEGAFMAAVWRVLEISLGILCSTLISAAILPQSASAAMRNALYQRFGVFALFVTDGLRGRSQREAFEAGNVRFIAEAVGLEGLRSVTVFEDPHMRRRNGRLSRLNSEFMGITTRFNAVHQLLERLRSSAADQVVAAIKPGLQDLAELLDGFSGRALTSADAARLVTVLSVYKEGLPTRVRSLRATFQQSNPSDAEQLDFHTAYELLYRFVDDLHGYAQTHASLADHSHERERWDEPFTPQTNWMAAAASGIRAAFILVVLGSYWVATAWPSGATMTLIAAATVGLSAATPNPKRMAFQMACGTLLGALIGFVEMFFIFPWIDGFPLLCVMLAPVIVLGSFLTSRPQYVGVGLGLLIFFSTGSVPDNLTVYNPYTFINDYIAMVLGMLVCAAAGAIILPPNSRWLWRRLEQDLRGQVVYAISGKLKGLASSFESRTRDLVHQAYGFAAGQPQVQRDLLRWMFVVLEVGHAIIELRKEQAILPVHPAYAESQPWRQSIRVMGRALVRLFLQPNSSNLERALIAVDHAISRVQSTDEPFAPHFDTSALRRVKSYLHFIRTSLLDPQSPLAAFANSQPQGLEHAS, from the coding sequence ATGACTCCCTTGCCCGCCCCTTTGCGCTGGCTGTATTCCCTGGAATGGCGCCGGGGATTCTTCGACTGGGCACGCAGCGATGGCGTGACCTGGGTCTACATTTTCAAGGTGCTGCTCGCCGCGTTCCTGACGCTATGGTTGGCCATGCGCCTGGAACTGCCGCAACCGCGCACGGCGATGATCACCGTGTTTATCGTCATGCAGCCGCAAAGCGGCCAGGTGTTCGCCAAGAGTTTTTATCGTTTTCTCGGCACCCTGGCCGGGTCGGCGGTGATGGTCGCGCTGATCGCCCTGTTTGCGCAGAACACTGAACTGTTCCTCGGTTCGCTGGCGATCTGGGTTGGTATCTGTACCGCCGGTGCCGCCCGCTGCCGCAACTTCCGCGCCTACGGTTTCGTACTCGCCGGGTACACCGCCGCGATGGTCGGTTTGCCCGCGCTGGCCCATCCGGAGGGTGCGTTCATGGCGGCGGTCTGGCGGGTGCTGGAGATCTCCCTGGGCATTCTCTGTTCGACCCTGATCAGTGCCGCCATCCTGCCGCAATCGGCGAGCGCGGCGATGCGCAATGCCTTGTATCAGCGCTTTGGCGTGTTCGCCCTGTTCGTCACCGACGGCCTGCGCGGTCGCAGTCAGCGCGAGGCGTTCGAGGCCGGCAACGTGCGCTTCATCGCCGAAGCCGTGGGCCTGGAGGGCTTGCGCAGTGTCACTGTTTTCGAGGACCCGCACATGCGTCGGCGCAATGGCCGGCTCAGTCGCCTGAACAGCGAGTTCATGGGCATCACCACGCGTTTCAACGCCGTGCACCAGTTACTCGAACGTCTGCGCAGCAGCGCGGCGGACCAGGTTGTAGCAGCGATCAAACCGGGATTGCAGGACCTCGCCGAGTTGCTCGACGGCTTCAGCGGTCGTGCCCTGACCAGTGCCGATGCGGCGCGCCTGGTCACGGTGCTGAGTGTCTACAAGGAAGGCTTGCCGACGCGGGTGCGCAGCCTGCGGGCAACGTTCCAGCAGAGCAACCCGAGCGATGCCGAACAACTGGATTTCCACACCGCCTACGAGCTGCTTTATCGCTTCGTCGACGACCTGCACGGTTATGCGCAGACCCACGCGTCCCTGGCCGATCACAGTCACGAACGGGAGCGCTGGGACGAGCCGTTCACCCCGCAAACCAACTGGATGGCCGCGGCGGCGTCGGGCATTCGCGCAGCGTTCATCCTGGTGGTGTTGGGTAGCTACTGGGTGGCAACCGCCTGGCCAAGTGGCGCGACCATGACCCTGATTGCCGCCGCGACCGTGGGCCTGTCCGCTGCTACTCCGAACCCGAAACGCATGGCCTTTCAGATGGCGTGCGGGACGTTGCTCGGGGCGCTGATTGGTTTCGTCGAGATGTTTTTCATTTTCCCGTGGATCGACGGATTCCCGTTGCTGTGCGTGATGCTCGCACCGGTGATCGTGCTTGGTTCGTTCCTGACATCGCGGCCGCAATACGTCGGTGTCGGCCTGGGTTTGCTGATCTTCTTCAGCACCGGTTCAGTGCCGGACAACCTCACGGTCTACAACCCCTACACCTTCATCAACGACTACATCGCCATGGTGCTCGGCATGCTGGTGTGCGCGGCGGCCGGGGCGATCATTCTGCCGCCCAACAGCCGCTGGCTGTGGCGCCGGCTGGAGCAGGACCTGCGCGGTCAGGTGGTGTACGCCATCAGCGGCAAGCTCAAGGGCCTGGCGTCGAGTTTCGAAAGCCGTACCCGCGATCTGGTGCATCAGGCCTACGGCTTCGCGGCAGGTCAACCGCAAGTGCAGCGGGACTTGTTGCGCTGGATGTTCGTGGTGCTGGAGGTCGGTCACGCGATCATCGAATTGCGCAAGGAGCAGGCGATTCTGCCGGTGCATCCGGCCTATGCCGAATCCCAGCCATGGCGGCAATCGATCCGGGTGATGGGGCGTGCACTGGTGCGGCTGTTCCTGCAACCGAACAGCAGCAATCTCGAACGCGCGCTGATCGCGGTCGATCACGCGATCAGTCGTGTGCAGTCCACCGACGAACCCTTCGCCCCGCATTTCGATACCTCGGCGTTGCGTCGGGTGAAGAGTTACCTGCACTTCATCCGCACCTCTCTGCTCGATCCGCAATCACCGCTCGCTGCCTTCGCCAACAGCCAGCCCCAAGGACTTGAACATGCCTCGTGA
- a CDS encoding SDR family oxidoreductase yields MPVALITGCSSGIGRALADAFKVAGYEVWASARKAEDVAALTAAGFTAVQLDVNDAAALEALGERINQQTGGLDVLINNAGYGAMGPLLDGGVPAMQRQFETNVFAVIGVTRALFPVLRRAKGLVVNIGSVSGVLVTPFAGAYCASKAAVHALSDALRMELAPFGVRVMEVQPGAIASSFAKNAGHEAEQLISEQSPWFPLREGIRARARASQDKPTPASEFAAGLLKAVQQDKPPRLIRLGNGSRALPLLAGLLPKGLLEVGLMKRFGLRGQL; encoded by the coding sequence ATGCCCGTTGCGTTGATTACCGGTTGTTCCAGCGGCATCGGCCGCGCCCTTGCCGATGCGTTCAAGGTCGCCGGCTATGAAGTCTGGGCCAGCGCGCGCAAGGCCGAAGATGTCGCGGCACTCACCGCCGCGGGTTTCACCGCCGTGCAACTGGATGTCAACGATGCCGCCGCGCTGGAAGCCTTGGGCGAGCGAATCAACCAGCAAACCGGTGGCCTTGATGTGTTGATCAACAACGCGGGCTACGGTGCCATGGGGCCGCTGCTCGATGGTGGTGTGCCGGCCATGCAGCGCCAGTTCGAGACCAATGTGTTCGCTGTCATAGGCGTTACTCGCGCCCTGTTCCCGGTACTGCGCCGGGCCAAGGGGCTGGTGGTGAATATCGGTAGTGTGTCCGGTGTTCTGGTCACGCCATTCGCCGGTGCCTACTGCGCCTCGAAAGCCGCCGTGCATGCCTTGAGCGATGCCTTGCGCATGGAACTGGCGCCGTTCGGTGTGCGGGTCATGGAAGTGCAGCCGGGGGCTATCGCTTCCAGCTTTGCCAAGAATGCCGGCCACGAAGCCGAGCAATTGATCAGCGAGCAATCCCCATGGTTTCCGCTGCGCGAAGGCATTCGCGCACGGGCCAGGGCGTCACAGGACAAACCGACCCCGGCCAGTGAATTTGCCGCTGGATTACTCAAGGCTGTGCAGCAGGACAAGCCACCGCGACTGATTCGTCTCGGCAATGGCAGTCGTGCGTTGCCACTGCTGGCAGGGTTGTTACCGAAAGGCTTATTGGAAGTCGGGCTGATGAAGCGGTTCGGGTTGCGTGGGCAGCTCTGA